From Candidatus Woesearchaeota archaeon, a single genomic window includes:
- a CDS encoding archease: protein MGHYEFLEHTADEKFRVTAKSLDDAFATSVKAFYEILIGKQHVKRVESQDITCSAKKLTTLLYDFLNELVFCFDDADVILPHVEGLAIDKDEDADEYVLTATLVGDKHYDYDLRTEIKNMTYSEMEVKQLDNGYWEFVVVVDI from the coding sequence ATGGGACATTATGAATTCTTAGAACATACTGCAGATGAAAAGTTTCGCGTGACTGCAAAGTCTCTAGATGATGCGTTTGCAACAAGCGTGAAAGCGTTTTATGAAATTCTTATTGGCAAGCAACATGTAAAACGAGTTGAGTCGCAAGACATTACATGCTCGGCAAAAAAACTCACCACGCTTCTGTATGATTTTCTTAATGAACTCGTGTTTTGTTTTGATGATGCTGATGTTATTCTCCCTCATGTTGAAGGTTTAGCAATTGACAAAGATGAAGATGCTGATGAGTATGTCCTTACTGCAACCCTTGTTGGCGATAAACATTACGACTACGACTTAAGAACTGAAATTAAGAATATGACCTATAGTGAAATGGAAGTGAAACAATTAGATAATGGTTATTGGGAGTTTGTTGTAGTTGTAGATATATAG